A genomic region of Acidobacteriota bacterium contains the following coding sequences:
- a CDS encoding cation transporter — protein sequence GNSICLYLLTRHKTDDVNMSSVWECSRNDIASNISVFVAAGAVWFFQSGWPDIIIALALVCLFLRSAFRVFSGAKRELRSA from the coding sequence GGGAATTCGATATGTCTTTATCTGCTTACGCGGCACAAGACTGACGATGTGAATATGAGTTCGGTGTGGGAATGTTCGCGTAACGATATTGCGTCGAATATCTCAGTCTTTGTCGCTGCCGGTGCAGTTTGGTTCTTTCAGTCGGGCTGGCCGGACATCATCATAGCCCTCGCATTGGTTTGCCTATTCTTACGCTCCGCTTTCCGCGTCTTTTCAGGTGCAAAACGCGAACTACGGAGTGCATAG